One window of Populus nigra chromosome 5, ddPopNigr1.1, whole genome shotgun sequence genomic DNA carries:
- the LOC133693965 gene encoding protein CPR-5-like → MDRTAPSPSLSTQEPTPTNHSDPTVENDFNPKTINKRKKKRVFKDTAITPPPSQPTSSSSSSSSSVTASVNKSPRVSHKRRSPKVVFAPVRRRGGIGDNGVEAIALPLGMSFAAVVAQVLERKDAAGERMSVDHLSMICSSAVRESLASVFGNKFDFFARNFQKSFGSTLSTLRLINESSINWGPHALIHQNLEISASNRTLNKRDGCTNSMKDSDSETDLPNNSTEGQTHKPEQVEENISVGCLGQELVLHGPANQLACAPSSYPLINMYSNIEKSVVEQVRSNDLKALEIGVAMKRLKLDEELLNLTSESNYLERSKLVMGMSKASFKADKFKTQLEDTRHAELHRNCIDCLVAGLFIMSASLSYSTYVYSYRRIKEATASCSHSHKVSKFGWFVRPFSSLNSWLQILICQVQVVSQMAFGILIILAVAFLLVQRSSSSHRTMPITFILLLLGAVCGFTGKLCVDTLGGSGSLWLLYWEALCSLQFFSNVCTPTLFRMLHGPVVAISQGTKPNTIFPYWLRKLLFYATSVLFLPLCCGLLPFAGPGEWTNHFCLLKPNMMCPKTGD, encoded by the exons ATGGATCGCACCGCTCCATCGCCTTCCCTCTCGACCCAAGAACCGACCCCCACTAATCATTCAGATCCAACTGTGGAGAATGATTTTAACCCAAAAACCATCaacaagaggaagaaaaaaagagtcttTAAAGACACAGCCATAACACCGCCCCCATCACAACcaacctcttcttcttcttcatcttcttcttctgttaCTGCTTCTGTGAATAAAAGTCCGCGCGTGTCACACAAACGCAGAAGCCCTAAGGTGGTTTTTGCTCCGGTCAGGCGCAGGGGTGGTATAGGGGATAATGGTGTGGAGGCTATTGCATTACCTCTTGGAATGTCTTTTGCTGCTGTTGTTGCTCAG GTTCTGGAGAGGAAAGATGCTGCAGGTGAAAGGATGTCTGTTGATCATCTTTCAATg ATCTGCTCTTCAGCTGTCAGAGAATCTTTAGCCAGT GTCTTTGGTAACAAATTTGATTTCTTCGCAAGGAATTTTCAGAAATCATTTGGGAGCACATTGAGTACTCTTAGATTGATTAATGAATCGTCTATCAACTGGGGACCGCATGCCTTAATTCACCAGAACCTAGAAATTTCTGCTTCAAACAGGACTCTCAATAAAAGAGATGGCTGCACAAATAGTATGAAAGACTCTGATTCAGAAACAGACTTGCCCAATAATTCAACCGAGGGTCAAACCCATAAACCTGAGCAGGTAGAAGAGAACATATCAGTGGGTTGCTTGGGTCAAGAACTTGTCCTGCACGGGCCAGCCAACCAACTGGCTTGTGCTCCTAGTTCATACCCTTTAATTAACATGTATAGCAATATTGAGAAATCTGTTGTGGAGCAAGTCCGTTCTAATGACCTGAAGGCATTGGAGATTGGTGTTGCAATGAAAAGATTGAAGTTGGATGAGGAATTGTTGAATCTCACCTCAGAATCAAACTATCTGGAGAGATCAAAATTAGTAATGGGCATGTCAAAGGCATCCTTTAAAGCTGACAAGTTCAAGACTCAATTAGAAGACACAAGGCATGCTGAGCTGCATAGAAATTGCATTGACTGTCTTGTTGCTGGTTTGTTCATTATGTCAGCCTCGCTTTCATACAGTACATATGTTTATTCATACAGAAGGATCAAAGAAGCTACTGCATCCTGCTCTCATTCACACAAG GTGTCCAAATTCGGGTGGTTCGTCAGGCCTTTTTCATCCTTAAATTCCTGGCTGCAGATACTGATATGTCAAGTTCAAGTTGTGAGCCAAATGGCGTTTGGAATCCTAATTATTCTCGCAGTTGCTTTTTTGCTTGTACAACGGTCCTCGAGTTCACACCGGACAATGCCAATAACTTTCATTCTGCTACTGTTGGGAGCTGTCTGTGGTTTTACTGGCAAACTTTGTGTAGATACACTGGGAGGGAGTGGATCACTCTGGCTTCTGTATTGGGAAGCTTTATGCTCGCTGCAGTTCTTCTCAAATGTATGTACACCAACTTTGTTCCGTATGCTTCATGGCCCCGTCGTTGCAATCTCTCAAGGGACAAAACCCAACACAATATTTCCATATTGGCTCCGGAAATTACTCTTCTACGCTACTTCCGTCCTGTTTCTACCATTGTGCTGTGGTCTCTTGCCATTTGCTGGCCCAGGTGAATGGACAAATCATTTTTGTCTGTTAAAACCGAACATGATGTGTCCCAAAACGGGTGATTGA
- the LOC133695322 gene encoding cytoplasmic tRNA 2-thiolation protein 1, whose product MAENHKKAAGRLCYLCNQRRAALKRPKTLEQICRECFYEVFEEEIHQVIVKNQLFKPGERIAIGASGGKDSTVLAYVLSELNRRHNYGLDLFLLSVDEGITGYRDDSLETVKRNEIQYGLPLKIVSYKDLYGWTMDEIVKMIGLKNNCTFCGVFRRQALDRGSALLKVDKLVTGHNADDIAETVLLNILRGDIARLSRCTSITTGEDGPIPRCKPFKYTYEKEIVMYAYFKRLDYFSTECIYSPNAYRGFAREFIKDLERMRPRAILDIIKSGEDFRISTSTKMPEQGTCERCGYISSQKWCKACVLLEGLNKGLPKLGIGRSRGLDNDHRKDVKQSNGTKNIEGKQCGSLDF is encoded by the exons ATGGCGGAAAATCACAAGAAAGCTGCGGGTCGCCTGTGTTACCTTTGCAACCAAAGAAGGGCTGCCCTCAAAAGACCTAAAACCCTAGAGCAg atatgcagGGAGTGTTTCTACGAGGTATTCGAGGAAGAGATTCATCAGGTGATTGTGAAAAACCAGCTGTTTAAGCCCGGTGAGCGGATTGCTATCGGTGCCTCCGGTGGAAAAG ATTCGACAGTGCTTGCTTATGTTTTATCCGAGTTGAATCGTCGACACAATTATGGGCTGGATCTCTTCCTCTTGTCTGTTGATGAAGGCATTACTGGATATAGGGATGACTCCCTTGAGACggttaaaagaaatgaaattcag taTGGGCTGCCGTTAAAGATTGTTTCCTACAAGGATTTGTATGGATGGACGATGGATGAGATAGTGAAGATGATTGGTTTAAAGAACAATTGTACATTTTGTGGTGTTTTTCGTAGGCAG GCCCTTGATCGTGGCTCTGCATTGTTGAAAGTAGACAAGCTGGTTACTGGACACAATGCAGATGATATTGCCGAAACTGTACTCTTGAATATATTGCGAGGGGATATTGCTAG ATTGAGTAGATGCACATCAATAACCACTGGGGAGGATGGACCAATTCCAAGATGCAAGCCATTTAAGTACACCTATGAGAAGGAGATTGTTAT GTATGCTTATTTCAAGAGGCTGGACTACTTCTCCACTGAAT GCATATATTCACCTAATGCATATCGTGGTTTTGCTCGTGAGTTCATCAAAGATTTGGAGAGGATGAG ACCAAGGGCGATACTTGACATTATCAAATCAGGGGAAGATTTTAGAATTTCCACTTCTACGAAAATGCCGGAGCAGGGGACATGTGAACGATGTGGTTACATTTCAAGCCAG AAATGGTGTAAAGCCTGTGTTCTGCTTGAAGGACTGAATAAGGGTTTGCCTAAGCTGGGAATTGGACGAAGTCGAGGCCTAGATAACGACCATAGGAAGGATGTGAAACAAAGTAATGGAACAAAGAATATTGAGGGCAAACAATGTGGAAGTTTGGACTTCTGA
- the LOC133695323 gene encoding nuclear transcription factor Y subunit B-3-like: MTGKVTQSSPIGSPSSENISDSSSKLEQDRFLPIANVSRIMKKSLPANAKISKEAKETVQECVSEFISFITGEASDKCQREKRKTINGDDLLWAMTTLGFENYVGSLKGYLNKYRETEGEKNSMARQEDQLSPTNHGTVGTHETNKVNGTLTDPSTEMDLQSFNNGLYSLGTEVTAKSYGENTRLLGYQENFMAGDFNMNRIGENGDRNCDRARAAQLYHGVRW; encoded by the coding sequence ATGACTGGGAAAGTGACCCAAAGCAGCCCAATTGGAAGCCCCTCGTCTGAGAACATCTCAGACAGCTCTTCCAAATTAGAGCAAGACCGATTCCTCCCCATCGCCAACGTAAGCCGGATCATGAAAAAATCCCTCCCAGCAAATGCAAAAATATCCAAAGAAGCCAAGGAAACTGTCCAAGAGTGTGTCTCTGAGTTCATAAGTTTCATCACTGGCGAAGCATCCGACAAGTGTCAACGAGAGAAGAGGAAGACTATAAACGGTGATGATCTTTTGTGGGCTATGACCACACTAGGGTTTGAAAATTATGTTGGGTCCTTAAAGGGTTATCTCAACAAGTATAGAGAGACCGAGGGAGAGAAAAATTCCATGGCTAGACAAGAAGACCAGTTGTCCCCCACCAACCATGGCACTGTCGGTACTCATGAAACTAACAAAGTCAATGGTACTCTTACTGATCCGTCAACTGAGATGGATCTTCAAAGTTTTAACAATGGACTCTACTCACTTGGCACAGAAGTTACAGCCAAGAGCTATGGGGAAAACACAAGGCTCCTTGGCTATCAAGAGAATTTTATGGCCGGTGATTTCAACATGAATAGGATAGGCGAAAACGGAGACAGGAATTGCGATAGAGCTAGGGCAGCTCAGCTTTATCATGGGGTTCGGTGGTAG